gaagtgtgccttgtcatgaattagtcaaggggtacaagagtgattcgggaatggatcacatgacagcggtcgaacttatccttagtatctagtggactaaggaattttctcgattatggaggtggaaaaggagttcgtcgtaaagggttacgtcgatgcaaactttgacactaatccggatgattctgagtagtaaaccggattcgtatagtagagcagttatttggaatagctccaagtagcatgtggtagctgcatctataagatgacatagagatttgtaaagcacacacggatctgaaaggttcagacccgttgactagtaacctctctcacaagcgagatatgaacaaaccccatgggtgttggattcattacaatcacatagtgatgtgaactagattattgactctagtgcaagtgggagactattggaaatatgccctagaggcaataataaaatggttattattgtatttccttgttcatgataattgtctattgttcatgctataattgtattaactggaaaccataatacatgtgtgaatacatagaccacaacatgtccctagtaagcctctagttgactagctcgttgatcgatagatggttatggtttcctgaccatggacattggatgtcattgataacgggatcacatcattaggagaatgatgtgatggacaagacccaatcctaagcatagcacaagatcgtgtagtttgtttgctaagagcttttctaatgtcaagtatcgtttccttagaccatgagattatgcgactcccggataccgtaggaatgctttgggtgtaccaaacgtcacaacgtaactgggtggctataaaggtgcactacaagtatctccgaaagtgtctgttgggttggcacgaatcgagactgggatttgtcactccgtatgacggagaggtatctctgggcccactcggtaatgcatcatcataatgagctcaatgtgactaaggagttagccacgggatcatgtgttacggaacgagtaaagagacttgccggtaacgagattgaacgaggtattgggataccgacgatcgaatctcgggcaagtaacataccgatagacaaagggaattgtatacgggattgattgaatccccgacattgtggttcatccgatgagatcatcgtggaacatgtgggagccaatatgggtatccagatcctgctattggttattggccggagaggtgtctcggtcatgtctgcatggttcccgaacccgtagggtctacacacttaaggttcggtgacgctagagttgttatgggaaatagtatgtggttaccgaaggttgttcggagtcccggatgagatcccggacgtcatgaggagttccggaatggtctggaggtaaagatttatatatgggaagtcatcatacggtcaccagaagtgttcgggggtatgccggtattgtaccggggccaccgaaggggttccggaggtccacctgccccggagggccttatgggctgtaggtggaagggaaccagcccctaagtgggctgggcgccaaccttcccctagggcccatgcgcctagggttggaggaaaccctggagggggcgcccccttgacttggggggcaagccaccctccctggccgccgcccctcccaccagatgggatctaaggggccgggccccctctcccttgcccctatatatagtggaggggtgggagggcagccgcacccctggcctggtgcagccctctcctcctccaactcctcctccgtagtgcttagcgaagctatgccggagaaccacgagctccattgccaccacgccgtcgtgctgctggagttctccctcaacttctcctctccccttgctggatcaagaaggaggagacgtccccgggctgtatgtgtgttgaacgcggaggcgccgtccgttcgacgctagatcggatcttccgcgatttgaattgctgcgagtacgactccatcaaccgcgttcttgtaacgcttccgcttagcgatcttcaagggtatgaagatgcactccctctctctcgttgctagcatctcctagattgatcttggtgacacgtaggaaaattttgaattattgctacgttccccaacaatcatCAACATTGCCACCATATGGAGCGGAGAAAACATCTCCGGAACTGTAGCACGCATCGGCCGACGCAACCATTCtcctcttcaagatttctctccttatcatatcatgccatgttttggTGAGATCGTCCATGTCATTACGGTTTATTGACATGATCTTGTTCTCCCAACGCCCTTGAAGCGACCGAAATGTGCTAGGAGTCCTATTGGGATGCTTTGCCATAATGCAGAAGTATTGATCTTCGATCTTTGCCAATATCTCTTGGCGGTTTGAGAAGTTCCCGTGCATGCATCAAGAGACACCACACTCCATGCTTTGATCAAAGTTTGATCTTCCAAGACCATGTAGTTCTTCGATCTTATGCTTTTCTCTGTTTTTGTTTGCGATTGCTCATACACTTCCGCTTCGATTTCCTTCAATTCGTCCTCACAACCATGATCATCCACGCCGTCCTCCGTTTCATTGTAGTCGAATGCGGCGAACGGGGCTTGATCAATGTCAACCGCGTTCGTGTACAACAAGTTCACGAACTCGGTTGTTGCATTGTTTGAACCACCGCTATAGCGAACAATAACAAGTCACGAGCTATCGAGGATAATGGCGAAAAATGAAAGAAAATCGCCATGACCGAAGATGCATACCTTCCggccatttcgtcgaacacctcgcTTGCGAGTGGTGCGGCACCGTTGAACGGCATCGCCGGAGCACCTCCTTGCCGGGGGATGGAGTGAGACGATGAAGAAGGTGGCTTATTTGTAGCCGGGATCTTCCTCCGCTTTACGCCCGCGACCTTGCTGACCTTCTTCGCCGCCGGCCGGGATCGCGCTGCCGCGTTGGCGCCCGGAGCGCGGGCCATCGCGGCGGGGGCAGCCGGATTCCCGCCCTGCACGACCACGTTGCCCTGCCGCTTGCGGGTAGGCGCGGCGTTTGcttgggcgacggcggcggggccaACATGGCCGGCGACGAGATCCGCCCGTGGGGAAGGAGCGTGCGCGACCTCGACGGTGACGGGGGACAGCATGGGGTCGTCCATGGCGGCGAGGGACGGCTGGGGAGGAAGCATCGGAGCGTGCGGAGGCGGGGCAATGGTGGCGGAGGGTGGGGGGAGCGGGAAAGGGCGCGCGGAAATGTCCCTCTCGCCAAATCCCGCTGCGGATAGGGGTTGAGCTCGAGTCGGCCTCCCAGCCCGTGAAGATAGAGGTTGAGGGAGAAGATTTGCCGCGCCGTGCAAAAATATTTGCGGGccggggcgggatgcggggtctgattGGGCATGTTTTCCCGCCCCGACCCGTAatttggcggttattttgcgggccgggcgggatgcggggtttgctagagttgctctaaggtACAAACGTTGTGAAAAGGGGCGTGCCGCATAAGCTTGTAGGCCTAGCTTTGAGGACCAGCCTTGTTTCGTGGCAGGGCGAAGGCCGACACAACTCTTTTATTTGCGTGTTGTGCCCGTACTGGATCAAAAATCCGTGCATGCGGGCCCGCCTTAAAAGCACGATCCTGGAGCGACAAATGCTCACCTCGTGGACGACGGGCTACGAGGAGAGGACCCATCAACATGAAGATAGTGCTTTGTTGGACCGGGCATGGCTAATCTCTTCATGTTGTTCCAACATGAAGTTTCCTTGTTTTCGATGCATACCATTCGCTACCAAATGAAAATATTTTTTGTGTTGTCTCCCTCAAGCAGGTTTTGTCACTGGCTATATTTGATACGATTTTGTTCCTTTTCATGTCGGAGACGAGCTAAGCGCTTATGCCATCATGCCATCATGCACAAGGCGTTCATCCGACAAAACCGCGGCCGCTGATGTTCTTTTGTCATGGATTAGTTGTCAATAATTTTCAACGGTTCTTGTTTTCCTTCATCTCCTAAGCGCTCATCGACATCATGGTTAAGGGTTAAGGTCTACATCGTCGTCATGTGACAAGACCGTGACCTCTAATTTGTTTTCCTTGTGACTGTCTTAGACGGCGTATCCTGGCTTGCCATTTTGCCACTGGGAAGTCCCATGTTGCTCCTCGACACAGCATTGGGGCACCATGTCCTTCCTCGTGAGGCAGCCTAACTCAAATTAGAAACATGTTTACCGGCCAAAACCTGTGTCCGGCGTCCGGCCCTGCCGCGTTTGTTCACCGGCTTTGACCTCGGAGTCGTTCCACAAACAAGCTAAGCCCGCAACACAGCCAGCTTTGGTGTTATCCTCCACATAAATACTACTTcctccgaaaatacttgtcatcaaatgAATAAAATATGATGTATCTAGATACATCAtattttattcattttgatgacaagtattttcaaATAGAGGGCACCCTTACGTTGCGGGCAGTCTCCAAGGTCTTGGCCTGCAGGTCGTCACCTTTTGACTTTCGAGTTTTGATGAGTTTGACACGCTATAAAAAGGCTCGAGGGTTAAGCTTCTCGTCACCACAGCACCACCAAAGCAGAGCCTAACAAGCACCATTCCGCTTACGCTTCCTTGGCGTCGATCGACAACATTTGCAATGGCGAAGAACCACGGTGCCGCCGGTCTCCTGATCGCGTCCCTTCTCGTCGCGGTCACCCTCGCCGACGCCAGGGTCGCCGTGCAGGTGCGCCGCGACCTGAACGAAGGTACGTGTCCATCGACTCCACCCAATCCATGGTACGGTAGCGCCTGTGTTCCACGAACCAGCGATAACTGTACCTACTGGAACCATATCGTGATCTGAACTGACTCCTGGAACGTACGTGCGTGCGTGCGATGGAGCTGCAGCAGATCACGTGGTGCCGGCGAGCGAcgcgaaggcggcggcggcgctgacgTGCAGCAAGGTGCAGGGGCTGAAGGCGGGCGAGACGTGCTTCTCCGTCGCGCTGCTCGGAGGACTGACCCTCGAGTCGTTCCTCGTCTTCAACCCCAACATCGACTGCGGCAAGACCTTCGTCGGCCAGTGGGTCTGCCTCCACGCTTCCACTGCTTGACAAGCTGCTGCACGTACGCACCCGTGCACCGACCACCGCTAGCGCTATGAATCGAGGCGCCGGGTGCTCTGCTGCTCGTACTTCCCTTGCAAAGTGTGCTTGCTGCTTGCTCCTTTTTGTTTGTCTGAGAGATGTTGCTTGGTGTTATCTGGTGTGAAGTAGCCCGTCGGTGTGTGTTTGTTGTACCAGCTGATCGTGCCTGATTATCAGTGTATTTCCCTTGCTTCTTTTCCTCAATTCGTCCGTGTGCTGCGGTAATGTGGGAGCCGGTCTCCAAATTACCATCGTTGCACCTAGGTTTTATCGTAACCGAACTGTTTGACTCATTAACGACTAGCTGCAAACAAGAAACTTGGCATAGCTGGGCAAAGAATTTAAACAGGAGGGTTATTCAAAAATTGCGGAAGCTTAGTTTGATCAAGCTGGCCGAGTATTTCAAACAAGCTATGGCACTTACTCCGTGAAACTACATTGAAGCTAATAACTGGGTGAAGATTACGCGCTTTGAATTTGAATAGGACTATGCTCCTTCTTTTTCATAAAATGGATTCTTTGGTTGTTGATTCTTAATCAAATAAATTATGTCGCAAGATCGAACCAAGAATTTCATTATATCCATTTCTTATACCTTCTATTCTATATGACACTACTTCATAAGAATAAACCCGGGGAGACTATAATAGAATCTGCCCTTTAGCTGAGCTCATAGGATCAGCCCAAAATATTTCTATTTAAACAATCTGAAAAGTTCTGGAATTATTTGACAACATAGCTATAATTATGTATACAACTCCAAAAAAAAACCCAGCTGAAAACTTGACCTACAGTTAGAGATTAAAAAATAACTGAAAGTGGATCTAACCCTCAAGGTGGATTTTgataattaatgtcaacatatctcaaAGAACTAATGCTACTTCAAAGTATATTTCATAAAAAAATTTCTTAGGTACAACCGGAATGGAAGATGACCCCTAAGAATGCTTAAAAACAAGTGTTGAACAAGTCTAttcacaacccccccccccctccctctaGATATACTTATCGATTCTACAATAAAAAAAATCAATTGTGAATAGTGTCAAATTTGGGTGAATGGTATTTGAAATTATTCACATTCGATTTTgtattttttttttgtttctatAAGTGTAGCTTGAGTTAGGAGCTTTGAGATTGTACATCAAACATGGATGTATGCCTGCAAATATTTTTGAAACTTCTGAATACTATTTCTAATCACTCTGATCTCACCTACGACCAGCTCCTatactgcccccccccccccccccccggaaatACTTATCGATCCTACAATTAAATTTTTTGATTGTGGATAGTGTCAAATTTGGGTGAATGGTATTTGAAATTATTCACATTCGATTTAGTGTTTTTTTATTTCCATACGTGTAACTTGATTTTTTTAGATGATTACCAATATGTGATTTTTGAGATGAAGTGTAACTTGAATTAGGAGCTTTAAGATTGTACGTCAAACATGAATGTATGTCTGCAAATATTTTCGGAATTTTCGAATACATAATATTTTTTTACTACCTGATCTCACCTATAACCAGATCCTATACTAGCCCCCCCACCCCCCAGACATACTTATCGATCCTACAATAAAAAAATCGATTGTTGATAGTGTCAAATTTGGGTGAATGGTACTTGAAATTATTCACTTCgctttttgtttttttttctgtttctaTAAGTGTAGCTTGACTTAGGAGCTTGATGTATGTCTgcaaatatttttggaatatttcgAATGCATAATATATTTTTATCTCTCTGATCTCACCTACAACCAGATCCTAtactagcccccccccccccccccccccccccgaaaaaGAAGAGGCAATCTAAAAATTGCTTGCTAATTTATCAGGGTCATCTTATTAATCTATTACCTACTAATAAAAGCGGTAATGATAACTCCCGAACGTTCGGGAGTTAAGCATGGCAACCCGAATAGGTTTAGATGGCAAGTTTAGTTTACGTGAGATTAGGGAAACATGGCAATTTTCTGACAAAAAAAGATGAAAAAGGACGAAGTTGCCATCCCCTATAGACTAAAGTTGTCATCCCCTAtgaactaaagttgccatgtaaAAACGTTCGGGACGAAATGCTCAAAATCTGAACGTTCGGGAGTTATTGGATTCCAATAAAAGAGATGTGGTATTCTTGTTTTGGTCCGTCATGAAATTTTCAGAAACCCCCGACATTATAATCAACCTCCAGTCCGAAGGTAACATTTTTGTTACGCTGTGCATTTCGCACTTCCAGCTGCTGTAGGCCAGATGCTGGTTTTTGGTCCATTGTCGTTCGTGTGAGCCGCAGGCCCCCACGAATTAAGAGTCTATTGAGAGAGCGTACCGTTGCTCGGCATGAGCGTAAGATTCAACCAAACGGCCTTACACGGACGGATTCCCGGGACGCCGGTCTCTCCCATCGCGAGTACGCATAGCTGCACGATGCTAGACTCTGACACGACATGAAACGTGATGCGGTACTGCACGGGAGTCACAGGTAATGGCGATGAGTTGTTCGGCTGCACGCCGGCCTTGACCTTAGGCATGTTGTACCTAGATCACAAGTTGCCTTGACCACCGATCCTTTGTCCCGCCATCAATCTAAACTTGAACCCACGTACAACTAGCTACAACTTCTAATCACCTGGTACGACTCTTTCAATTCATTTTCTCCTTTTCCACCTTAAGCTCTTTTTTTACCGGAAGCTTCTCAATTGAAGATGGTATATCATAATTAGGTTTGATATAGAAACACCTCTGATATTAACGTCTTTCATGTGAAAATTAGGGACAAGTGCAAGCTAAAAGGATTCTAATATGAAAAACACCTCGGATTGTTTGCACACAATTGTCCACTGAGCCATGAGGTGGGTGATGAATGGGTGTGCGATATTATTTACAATATATGAAAAACACATCCGATTGTTTGCTAGTAATTCTAATGAATTATCTTTGAATTTAGGATCTAATAAAAAACCATACATTGTGCTCAACGGTGGTAAATATATatacactggtagaaaaaaggcctttagtcccggttcgcaaaggcctttagtcccggctgtgcaaccgggactaaatatgcgcgactaaagaccccctttagtcgcgcctcttacgaaccgcgactaaaggctttagtcccggttctcgtggctaaccgggactaaaggcctcctccgcaggtttagggttttcccccctaaacctggtttttttgcgaattttttttattttttttatttttaaatttctgaattattttaacctctaatctctaatcaccacccctcatcactgctcaatttatcctctaatctctaatcacccctcatcattccaaatcatctaactttccggacggtcacccatcctctcactactccagcctgagcacgcttaacttccgggttctattctccctcgtttccaagtctgcacttgttgttttcctgacaatagtgggatgtcaattctattaaccctcaggaatttagcttgagcatgaagtgacacatttcactgtttgagtttgaaactattgttttaaaaaacaataattatttagtaacactaatatttctggaataattagtttgaccattgtttgaccactgtttgaccacagtttgaccagatttgaccaaaatttaaaaaaaattgaaataattatttagtaacactaatattctagaataattagtttgaccattgtttgaccacagtttgaccacaatttgaattttttgaatttttttgcctctccagatcttaaaagccccgtatcttattttctgttaggtttttgaggattttgaaaatgtttaacggggttcccccggttaaattcggatgtaactttttgagtagatgatttttcatataaaaactttttcatccgagttcgtatgcaaaagttatgcccattttaagaaattccagagagattttgcaaataaagtcgaaattcatatttgttaattttcccaacaactagaccacatatcacatgagaaacttattttattttattttttttgacatttccatcattttcttttggtttttctaaaactgaaaaggcggtcgggggggggggggggggggggtagagtttgatgggccctttagtaccggttggtctggccaaccgcgactaaaggactaaccgttagtcccggttggtctggccaaccgcgactaaaggacttcgggccagcctgagccaaccgggactaaagcccctcccgtccgccagctgtcgaccgagcgcgctgggcccagatagttggtcgcgggtccccttccgaaccgcgactaaagacccctttggtcgcggttcgattattttggggactaatgggggcgtatggaagcctctttttctactagtgataggAGCTTATGTCCTCAAAAAGATACACCAGTTTCttaaatttgaaaaatatttttttgttGGGTCGTGTGCAATGAGAAGAGTAAGCACTATTTCGGTGAGGTTTTTTTTCTCAATTGTACTCCCTCTGCCCCAacataagtgtctcaactttgtactaacctTAGTATAAAATTACACTAAggttaagacacttattttgagacggagggagtaacaagTAAGAATTGTCTACTGCATCTAACTAGTTCTGAGTTCGTGTCTCGGAGTGGGGAATAATTGGCCCCAAAAACTTCATGCTGTTACACATACGTGACGCACACACATATCAAAACGCAAGCTTAACCATTAATTAAATCAATTAAGTGTGAGTTATATTTCTCAGAAAATATATTGTTGGATTCATACATTTTTTGCGGGAGATTGTTGGATTCATATTGAAGCAAAGTTTTAAATGGTTTAACTTTTATGACATATAACACATATATTATTATTaattttttaaatgcaataagTTTTAGCCGAGCATCAAAATTATAAATTGTTCATATAGATGTACTTCGTCTTGTCAAACTTTTTTAGAGACCCTTTTTTGATATGTGAAGCTTCTTGACGTCATTTCCCAGTGAATGTATGTACTTGTATGTTCACCTTTTTTCTATTTTTCCACTTGAGTTTTTTTTAGTGTAATAGGGTTCTTTATTCAGTCAAAATGTCCACTTGAGTTAAGCGAGCTGCGGTATTCGTTGGGCTGAATGGGCTTCATACGAACCAGCTGCAACAGAATTCCATAGCCCAACTCgagccccttcccctttggctggCACCGATTCCGCCATGGCCCATGAGGCAATGAGTGgtcaccggcggcggcggcggcggctgcgaggCGATTTCCGCTGCACTGCTTTTTATTGCTGTCATTTTACCTGGACGCGAAGCTCACTCACCCAACTCCGGAGCGTCGTCTTTGGTCTACAGTTCGAACCTGGTGCTCCATTTCTTCTGCAATTAAAATTGCTGTTAGAGATTCTTGGCTTATTATGTCTGGTTTTCCATAATTTTGTGTGTTGTGTGTGGTAGGGAAAGACGGATCGTGCAAAAATGGGGTCGATGGACGAGAAAGGAGCGAGATCACGacacccctcccctcccccctccaGTCCTCCACTCATTTTCTTCTGGAAGTGCTGTTATTCTTCTGGAGAAAATactgtttttttttttgcggggtggAGTAAATACTGTTATTCTTCTGGAAGTGCTGTTAGACACGCTGTAGATCAGCACACAATATTTGAGCATGGTAATTGCTAACCACGCCCTTGTGATGCAGATTACAACAGTTTCACAATTGTGGAAAATGAATGAAGATTGCGATCTTTATTGCACAGGCGCAGCTGGTTCATTCGTCTTGTGGAAATATGTTGGGGGTTGATAAGTCAACAGTCAGTCCCCGGTCAAAACTCACTACTCAGGTGGAACCGTGGAAAGGATGTCCCTAATTATTTGTGGTCAGTGTGTAGTATGATTATTCTTCTACAGACATAAGAGTCACATCCCAGCATTGACTGCAGCCATCTTCCATGCTTTACTGGCAATTGGAAAATTGCTTTCATGGAATCTTCAAAGCTGGCAACCCTGTATGTTCATGGTCTGTGGAGCTATTTGCTGGACAAAAAGTTCATACCATCTTGCCACGATTACAACAAGTATCCTGCTTACCCTGCTCACCCCTTGATTCATTACTTCGAGAAACTCAGAGGTATTGAAATTGGAGATTTGCTTATGTTATGCCCATCCTTTTAATTATCTTTCTCTCCCTCTTTACTGTTTTCGTTTGCAATTTTCCCAGTTTATGCTTGGAGAAAGCCATGTTGGTGGAAATAAGCTACTTGAAGAAGTGCGCAGTTGTTCTGCTGATTCCATCTGTGTTAGCAATAAGATGTTTCTCAGCTACCACGCCAAGAGACACCATCGCGTTCAATGAATCCATTTCTGATGGGCAGAATCTTGTTTCCAGTAACAAGAAATTTGTGCTTGGATTCTTTAGCCCCGGAGCTTCAAGCCACCGATATATTGGTGTATGGTATAACAGTGTTCCAAGAGGAACGGCTGTATGGATTGCTAACAGGAATGATCCAGTACAGGATAAGTCGGGCGTACTTAAGTTTGATGAAGTCGGTAATCTGATAG
The Aegilops tauschii subsp. strangulata cultivar AL8/78 chromosome 3, Aet v6.0, whole genome shotgun sequence genome window above contains:
- the LOC109771106 gene encoding uncharacterized protein isoform X2, with translation MAKNHGAAGLLIASLLVAVTLADARVAVQVRRDLNEDHVVPASDAKAAAALTCSKVQGLKAGETCFSVALLGGLTLESFLVFNPNIDCGKTFVGQWVCLHASTA
- the LOC109771106 gene encoding uncharacterized protein isoform X1, which gives rise to MAKNHGAAGLLIASLLVAVTLADARVAVQVRRDLNEADHVVPASDAKAAAALTCSKVQGLKAGETCFSVALLGGLTLESFLVFNPNIDCGKTFVGQWVCLHASTA